A genomic window from Chrysoperla carnea chromosome 3, inChrCarn1.1, whole genome shotgun sequence includes:
- the LOC123295433 gene encoding uncharacterized protein LOC123295433, whose product MYEANLLWFNWSKISIIIILIVINLTLNQCQLNGTVIEAENVTYSLLLNNEINNNSSILKINLMDPDELKIKKYSSVMENDRTQILNQLDSITEIINSILDMINGNETSVPPQAPSSRPKCNVTKEKLERVQKEIKSMISNITDINEGDSKCTLNFDNTDNCNNLVKTILCGLNHVKKGFHDALLDGGSDQQVTKWKNAFDALTKKFEQEKDDLIQSLSHKHQLELDKLQKEIHNLRKQLITKEENIIELCVVQIAVGQTQKAVDHFLELSTTPASIIVKKAYHFNDYTNPDELERLANIDQFILLLPQIEMQRDALKTFFNEMKVNTHLKTIRVLIINHTYKNSLLSRNEIPDEINKNTDLILSEFFEALAYNKNDSKFNQFIRLSLGRYFNMYSFNLLNRVLNNKALNETIRIKNILDSIRRFPCDHAAEGLLYVNYYMISNNLIYDNTNALKLAYYVNYFNKICNTENTKIKLKNIRKKLPEHVVGFIDHISHHRCRLKNSAHNYYLMGGNVMDNKVLIGSLKQPAKLTESLWWEFETSNNCESFTIKQSDYYLSPIKNDKSNKPRRPVRTYNTVEQSSWEIIPRKGGSYSIKNIHFNEYLFADSVMSFFENGDNVYTWKNELPTNGWLWDVSLWEPECADN is encoded by the coding sequence atgtacgaGGCAAACTTGTTATGGTTTAATTGGtccaaaatatcaataattataatattgatagttattaatttaactttaaatcaaTGCCAATTAAATGGAACTGTAATCGAAGCAGAAAATGTAACGTAttcattattattgaataacgaaataaataataatagtagtatactaaaaattaatcttATGGACCcagatgaattaaaaataaaaaaatactcatcGGTTATGGAAAATGATCGAactcaaattttaaatcaactgGATTCTATTACTGAAATTATAAATTCCATTTTGGACATGATTAATGGCAATGAAACAAGTGTTCCTCCTCAAGCTCCATCATCTAGACCAAAATGTAAcgttacaaaagaaaaattagaaagagtacaaaaagaaataaaatccaTGATTTCAAACATCACCGATATAAATGAAGGCGATAGTAAATGTACCCTCAATTTTGATAACACTGATAATTGTAACAATCTCGTAAAAACAATTCTGTGTGGGTTGAATCATGTTAAAAAAGGTTTCCATGACGCATTATTGGATGGTGGTTCAGATCAACAGGTTACGAAATGGAAGAATGCTTTTGATgcattaactaaaaaatttgaacaagaGAAAGATGATTTAATACAATCACTTTCACATAAACATCAATTAGAATTAGATAAACTACAAAAAGAAATCCACaatttaagaaaacaattaattacgaaggaagaaaatataattgaattgtgTGTGGTACAAATAGCCGTTGGACAAACACAAAAAGCTGTTGACCATTTTCTGGAGTTAAGTACAACACCAGCATCAATAATTGTTAAGAAAGCATATCATTTCAATGATTATACAAACCCAGATGAACTTGAAAGACTAGCAAATATCGATCAGTTTATTTTACTTCTACCTCAAATTGAAATGCAACGCGATGCTTTGAAGACATTTTTCAACGAAATGAAAGTAAATACTCATTTGAAAACTATAagagttttaataattaatcacaCTTACAAAAACTCTTTACTTTCAAGAAATGAAATCCCagatgaaattaacaaaaatacagATTTAATTTTATCGGAATTTTTTGAAGCTTTAGCTTACAATAAAAACGATTccaaattcaatcaatttataCGTTTATCTTTAGGcagatattttaatatgtactcatttaatttattaaatagagTACTTAATAACAAAGCTCTAAATGAAAcgattcgaataaaaaatattcttgacAGTATCCGAAGATTTCCCTGTGATCATGCTGCCGAAGGATTATTGTATGTTAACTATTATATGATCTCAAACAACCTGATATATGATAACACTAATGCATTGAAATTGGCGTATTATGTTaactattttaacaaaatatgtaatacagaaaatacaaaaataaaattgaagaatattAGAAAAAAGCTCCCAGAACATGTTGTCGGATTCATTGATCATATTTCTCACCATAGATGTAGGCTAAAAAATTCagcacataattattatttaatgggTGGGAATGTTATGGATAATAAAGTCCTGATTGGTTCTCTAAAACAACCAGCCAAATTAACTGAAAGTTTGTGGTGGGAGTTTGAAACTTCTAATAACTGTGAATCTTTTACGATAAAACAATCTGATTACTACTTGTCGCCAATTAAGAATGACAAAAGTAACAAACCTCGTCGTCCAGTACGAACTTATAATACTGTAGAGCAATCCAGTTGGGAAATTATACCGCGAAAAGGAGGCTcatattcgataaaaaatattcattttaatg